From Scleropages formosus chromosome 1, fSclFor1.1, whole genome shotgun sequence, a single genomic window includes:
- the LOC108937899 gene encoding E3 ubiquitin/ISG15 ligase TRIM25-like produces the protein MVPMKDNSPMQEVTCAVCQDLFSDLHPLPCGHGFCPTCARGAWKRAASGDFQCPQCQGEGDPVPCDACPSQQGAAAKTCLRCEVSLCNEHLQPHFEGPAFRNHLLVEPLADLSARRCPKHQEMLRFYCMDECAYICADCVLEGTHTQHQVKGLRVIEDNLKVTLRDFLRRAEERLKESKRLLEEQEALESMLAETSTADSRQLEKLGVKLQAQVVSFSEALKEYAQRGRDEALLRLQESSTMVARDLMEAEDIHRVLGSLLQEKDPYLLIWGTQSCTDTPAHTDSLLPDTVCVVLVVPSPAKLICSGRRLQKELDAPLFSPAPITLDRKQMLEAIECKYHQFIAETMKSLVELKHQFISSPLTLDTNSAHPRLSISDDLRTAMRVSDRLPCSPHPDRFDHWSQVLTTQSFSSGLHYWEVEAEGSWDIAVVYGSIGRKGRTGTAFGSNRLSWSLMREHDGKLAAWHNKRKTRLNATMSGTRVSISLDYRAGKITFCEVGAELTHLHTFNCSFTQPVHLGFGLYKAELSSRISIVTVKDMCNNTTDKAFSDS, from the exons ATGGTGCCCATGAAGGACAACAGCCCCATGCAAGAGGTCACCTGTGCTGTATGTCAGGACCTGTTCAGTGACCTCCATCCACTGCCGTGTGGACACGGCTTTTGCCCCACTTGTGCACGGGGTGCCTGGAAGAGGGCAGCAAGCGGGGACTTTCAATGTCCACAGTGCCAGGGTGAGGGAGACCCAGTCCCATGTGATGCCTGCCCCAGCCAACAAGGGGCAGCAGCGAAGACTTGCCTGCGCTGTGAGGTGTCTCTGTGCAATGAGCACCTGCAGCCCCACTTTGAGGGACCTGCCTTCCGCAACCACCTGCTAGTGGAGCCCCTGGCTGACCTGTCTGCCAGAAGGTGCCCCAAGCACCAGGAGATGCTGCGCTTCTACTGCATGGATGAGTGTGCGTACATCTGCGCAGACTGTGTCTTGGAGGGGACGCACACGCAGCACCAAGTCAAGGGGCTGAGGGTTATAGAAGACAACCTCAAG GTGACCCTCCGGGACTTTCTTCGGAGAGCGGAGGAACGGCTGAAGGAGAGCAAGCGactgctggaggagcaggaagcTTTGGAGTCCATGCTTGCA GAAACTTCGACTGCTGACAGCAGGCAGCTGGAGAAACTGGGGGTGAAGCTCCAGGCCCAGGTGGTGAGCTTTTCAGAGGCCCTGAAGGAGTACGCTCAGCGGGGCAGGGATGAGGCTCTGCTGCGGCTTCAGGAGAGCAGCACCATGGTGGCAAGAGACTTGATGGAGGCTGAAGATATCCACAGGGTCCTGGGCTCCTTGCTGCAGGAGAAGGACCCCTACCTTCTCATCTGG GGGACCCAGTCATGCACAGACACACCCGCTCACACTGATAGTCTTCTACCAG acactgtgtgtgtggttctggtGGTACCTTCACCTGCCAAGCTGATTTGCTCTGGACGCAGGCTGCAGAAGGAGTTGGATGCGCCCCTCTTCTCCCCGGCACCCATCACGCTGGACAGAAAGCAGATGCTGGAGGCCATTGAGTGTAAATATCACCAGTTCATTGCTGAGACGATGAAGAGCCTGGTTGAGCTGAAGCACCAGTTCA TAAGCAGCCCACTGACCCTGGACACAAACTCTGCCCATCCCCGCCTCAGCATTTCCGACGACCTGCGCACTGCCATGCGCGTGAGTGACCGTTTGCCCTGCAGCCCCCACCCGGACCGTTTCGACCACTGGTCCCAGGTCCTGACCACTCAAAGCTTCAGCTCAGGGCTCCACTATTGGGAGGTGGAGGCAGAGGGCTCCTGGGACATCGCCGTGGTGTATGGCAGCATTGGACGCAAAGGGAGGACCGGCACAGCCTTTGGGAGCAATCGGCTGTCTTGGAGCCTCATGCGGGAGCATGATGGGAAGCTAGCAGCTTGGCACAACAAGAGGAAGACACGACTGAATGCCACCATGTCCGGCACCCGCGTGTCCATATCTCTGGACTACAGAGCTGGCAAGATCACCTTCTGCGAGGTGGGAGCAGAGCTCACCCACCTGCACACCTTCAACTGCAGCTTCACCCAGCCAGTCCACCTGGGCTTTGGACTCTACAAAGCTGAACTCAGCAGCAGGATTTCTATAGTTACGGTGAAAGACATGTGTAACAATACGACTGACAAGGCTTTCAGTGACAGTTAG